CCTCTTTACGGTATTTCAGCTTGGGGTCATCCTGGGGCGATCGCGCTATCCGAATCCGAAAGCCCTCATCCTTGAGTGTAATCAGGGTTGGACTCATGACTGGAGAAGTTTCCTTCACTTTACGTCCCGCATAGCGGTGCAGTTCATCAACAGTGATTATCCCATCGCCGTCTTCATCAGCGGCACCAGTGGCAATCCCTTCCACCAGATAGCGGGTATAGATGGACCGATCCGCACCCTTTTCCTCAAAGGAGTACGGCACTGGTGGAGGTCAGCACCACTCGCCCTTCGGCTCCCAGTTGCTCTTTCAGGGAAATTTCACCATCATCCCGCGCTACCCACTCGCCAAAGGCTCCGCTAAAGCAGCAATCGAGGATGAGCACTTGATATTTGGCTTTACAGGCACGCATCCAGTCATGGATGAACCGGGCGGCGGTGGCGGTGGAAGTTAGCAGGCGATCGCGCTGCTTTTCGGTGTTGCGGGCAGCAAAGTAGAGATCGCGGCGATCGTCCCTAACCCCATGACCGGAAAAGAACAAAAGTACTAAATCCTCTGGTTGCCGATTCTGAAACCACAACTCAATTTCTCGCGCCATCTCCGGTTGCGTGGGGTTAATCAGTGGTTTTGCTTCGTCAAAGCCGCCCATTTGGGGATTCAGCAACACATCCCGCAGCGCTGCCACATCCTTGGGAGCCGCTGGTAGAGGTTGTAGCCCTTCACCATAGGTATCAACGCCGATTAAGAGTGCATACTTTCCCATGATCTGGCTCTACAGAGCTATGGCTGGGTTTCAGGCTGAGTCTGCTGTTCCCGTATCTTAACCCGCAGATTTGCCAACCGCTCGATGGTATTCGCCGCCTGATCCAACTCTTGTTTGTTGCGATACTCAATGTTGTAGGTCATGCCGTCCATTTCGCCAGACAGGGTCAGGGTTTTGCCATAGCGCAGGTTTCCCAGGTAGTCCATCACCCTGCCCAGATTCTTACGGTTAATTTCAGTCGTGAGAACTCCAATGAGAAATGCTGCTATCCCAGACTTGGCTGCCTCTGGAATATCCTCATCGCGAGCTGGACAGGCAGATTGCACCAGGTCGCCAGACTCCATTTCATTGACAATAGTGAGCAAAAAGCTTTCCAGATCGGCGCGATCCAGATCCAGACCAGCTTCGCTAAAGTCAATTAAAACGGAACATAATTCGGGCATGGCAACTGTTGATAAATAGGTTGACTCTCAGCCCATCATAAATTATCCAGATGCAAGAATTTCACGCTAGGATGTGGTTTTGTGTGTATCTAAGAGAGCAATTTTGAAGACTGACAGAAAATTCTCAGCAGTGTCTCCACCAACCATCTAAGCCAGCTAACGGTGAAGTTGTGCGGCGGCATACAACCTCGAACTCTCACCGATAACCTCTGTACCGTCCGCACCAACGCAGTGTTAGGGAGCTGATTGTAACAACCTGATAAAGCCCTCCTGCTCAAAATGTCGATCAGTGGTCAATGCCTCCGTCTTTCCACGTTGACGCATCAAAACAAAACTAACTGCATCACACAACGAATAAGTTTTGTCTTGCCGTTCCATCAACAGTTTCATGGCTTCTCGATGCAGTTGCTCATCTACCCAAACTACTTCGATATCTGGATTATCAAGCAAGTCCATCACAAATGCCAGCACCGCAGGACGAGGAAACCGACGTATCAATGCCAAAGCAATCAACTCAGCTAAAACATAACTATGGGTCAAAAACTTCTTGTTGGTGCTGCTGAGAAACTGCACCGCTTCTTGATGCTGTGGCTCATTTTGATGGATATAACACAGTAATCCTGATGTATCTAAAAGCACAAACTAACCTTATCCTTCGTACTCACTTGCATAAGCTCTTGCAAGATCAGCCTCAATGCTCTCATTATCTATGCCTGTTGAATAGCCAAGACTAATTACCCCAGCATGGCTC
The sequence above is drawn from the Leptolyngbya sp. 'hensonii' genome and encodes:
- a CDS encoding caspase family protein, which encodes MGKYALLIGVDTYGEGLQPLPAAPKDVAALRDVLLNPQMGGFDEAKPLINPTQPEMAREIELWFQNRQPEDLVLLFFSGHGVRDDRRDLYFAARNTEKQRDRLLTSTATAARFIHDWMRACKAKYQVLILDCCFSGAFGEWVARDDGEISLKEQLGAEGRVVLTSTSAVLL
- a CDS encoding PIN domain-containing protein, which translates into the protein MLLDTSGLLCYIHQNEPQHQEAVQFLSSTNKKFLTHSYVLAELIALALIRRFPRPAVLAFVMDLLDNPDIEVVWVDEQLHREAMKLLMERQDKTYSLCDAVSFVLMRQRGKTEALTTDRHFEQEGFIRLLQSAP